The Salvelinus namaycush isolate Seneca chromosome 31, SaNama_1.0, whole genome shotgun sequence genomic interval aatgagtaggtgttctaaaacttttgaccggtagtgtatcaATTATGAATTTGTAGACAAAGTGGAATTAAAGCTATACTAAGTCAGTGgaacagatggaactatccaaacgAATGTAACAGTATTTATACAAACTTAAAATGAGCAACACATCCACTGCCacattgaggttactgtaactataaatgtcttcTATAATCATCGAAAGCAttcatgttcaagatagcatgcaaaggTCCCAGGTcagtggagatcttcacaattgctattTGAATCTGCACAAAATCTTGAACAGCATTGATCGCTTGCgctatgtacttttaatgtaatctcagcTGCAATACacgtcatttggttgtgctattagatgaagcacagtgataacacattaagttgttgcataaatacaaaatatctgacattttattcctatttgaactttgttgtgctaAGGTTGAAAGTGCAGCGATAATACATTTACATgacaaaaaaaaattataatctgacattgtttttcaatggaatttggttgtgcttttagatggttgaaagcatatcgataacacattgggaattcaacaaaattctggctgtctttttgagtggatGAATGAAGATTGAAATCTCATTGGTTaacatctcaaccaaatattacagAAATGACGATGTTCAAATGATGTGGTATGCGCAGGGGATTATTGCTGCCACTGAAAAATATTGGCCGGCCATTTTATCTTTCAGTGGCAGCAATAAGCCTCCATACCTTCAAGTGtacaataaataataaataaaataaatagaagATCAGCCTCAGAACAGTGCATTTGTGTCTGCAAATGTTGTCCTCCTAGTGCACACTTGGCTCTTTAGGGTCCTTAGTTCACGTGTGACCCGTGACAGGAACTCCTTGAATCTCTTTAGAACCACACAGCCATAGACCTTCTGCTGGAACACGTTCTGGGACGGGGGTACTGAGGTCGGTCCGTCTACAGGTTCAGGTGGGATGGGCAGGTTTGGAAAGAGGGTTTGGTAAATGCAGTTTATTTGGTTGGCCAGACCATTGGTGCGGTTATGGGCAGTAGAGAGTTTGCTCAGCAGTGAGCTGGATGGTGGCTGTAAGTCTGTCTGTTGCTCAGTGACTCTCTTCAGGTGTGGTAGGAAAGCCTTACAGTGGGAGTAGATGCTCAACATCCGCTCTGAGGGGTCAAGGCCAGAGATGTTTGGGTCAGGAACGTTGTTGATTGACATCTGGCAGAACAGCTCTGACATGTCTCCTTGACTGACCTTCTGGAGATCAATGAAAAAAAATATCAAATGAGTGGAAGTTCTtggaaacacttttacaaaatcCAACAGGTAGCCTTTAATCCATTATGATTTGGCCATAAAATAGCTTAAAAGTAGTTTTACATTTCCCATTAGACTGTGGATGATTccatcatatacagttgaagtcggaagtttacatacaccttagccaaatacattcaaactcagtttttcagaaattcctgacatttaatcctagtaaaaattccctgttttaggtcagttaggatcaccactttattttaagaatgtgaaatgtcagaataatagtagagagaatgatttatttcagcttttatttctttcatcacattcccagtgggtcagaagtttacatacactcaattagtatttggtagcattgcctttaaattgtttaacttgggtcaaacgtttcgggtagccttccacaagcttcccacaataatttgggtgaatgttggtccattccttctgacagagctgtagtaattgagtcaggtttgtaggcctccttgctcgcacacgctttttcagttctgcccacaaatcatctataggattgatgtcagggctttgtgatggccactccaataacttgactttgttgtccttaagccattttgccacaactttggtagtatgcttggggtcattgtccatttggaagacccatttgcgaccaagctttaacttccttgctgatgtcttgagatgttgcttcaatatatccacataattttcctgcctcatgatgccatctattttgtgaagtgcaccagtccctcctgcagcaaagcaccctcacaacatgatgctgcctccctcgtgcttcacggttgggatggtgttcttcgggttgcaagcgtcccactttttcctccaaacataacgatggtcattatggccaaacagttctattttttattcatcagaccagaggacatttctccaaaaagtacaatctttgtccccatgtgcagttgcaaactgtagtctggcttttttatggtggttttggagcagtggcttcttccttgctgagcgtcctttcaggttatgtcgatataggactcgttttactgtggatatagatacatttgcacctgtttcctccagcatcttcacagggtcctttgctgttgatgaggatgaaccagacttgtggaggtctacaaatttttttctgaggtcatggctgatttcttttcattttcccatgatgtcaagcaaagaggcactgagtttgaaggtaggacttgaaatacttccacaggtacacctccaattggctcaaatgatgtaaatcagcccatcagaagcttctaaagccatgacataattttctggaattttccaagctgtttaaaggcacagtcaacttagtgtatgtaaacttccgacccactggaattgtgatacagtgaattaatacagtgaattgtgataaagtgaaataatctgtctgtaaacaattgttggaaaaattacttgtgtcttgcacaaagtagatgtcccaaccgacttgccaaaactatagtttgcttacaagaaatttgtggagtggttgaaaaacgaattttaatgactccaacctaagtgtatgtaaacttccgatttcaactgtacatgttaccCGAGACTATAATTAAGCCAATCAGCcaatcagccaatcagcattcaaactggttaccaacgtaattagagcagtaaacatacatgttttgtcatttccgtggtatacagtctgatataccacggctgtcagccaatcagcattcaaggctCGAACTACCCAGTTAAAATACTGGACAAATATTATGCCTTGACTTACGTATGTTTTTAAGAGGTCCACAGATTCCTTGTGTATGAGTTTGGTTAGCTTCAAACTTCTTTGTAGGGAACTCCCACACGGTTGCTTCCTACATACTACTGCAGCACTCACTGAATCAATGGCAGCAACCAGTAACAGAGAGAGCAATGCTGAGGAGCAAGGTGAGACAATTAAAAACACCACACTAACACCTATATCACAGACTTTAGCATAGTTACATGACAATCTAAATTAGAAGTATGAAATATATTGCGATAAGTAGCTGTGGTAACAGTTACAGTATTTAAAATGTCTATATAATGAGCAAAGGACACAATAAAAGTTGAGAGGACACATACTAAGTTTGTACCTATGCATATGAGTACAATCATTCATACACACAAGAAACATAAATATTCAACATTTGCACATCATCCTTCATTTAATGTCGGCACATTGATGTTCCATAAATACATGTGACATTACAgcaagtacagtacagtatccaCATGGTTGAATATATAGTTATTCACCGTATATGAAATATAGCAATAATGGTTTTATAATGTAATTTTACTTACTTCTTGCTGCTTGTGATATGGTCAGCTGAGGACACATATTCTTTACATGACCACTCATTTCCCATACAATGACACAGGCCAAGTGTTAGACACAGACTAGTCATGATCACTCCCCTGAAAAACGTTTTAAAAGACTGAAACCACGCATTTGTCATTGGAGGAAATGACGTGCTCAGCTCTTTCTTTGTGAAGCAACTGCATTTCCCAGATTTGTTTTTCAGACCTGAATTGCTTTATTTGATGTACCAAATCTAAATGTATGTGTATGTTCAGCATTGTCTGTGGTCTGAGCTCACTCCCACAGGGTTCACAGATACCAgatgtatctacagtatatattacagCATTGCAGGTATATTAATTTGtatataattttttaaaacattttatttatctttttttaactaggcaagtcagttaagaacaaattcttatttgcaatgacggcctaggaacagtgggttacctgccttgttcaggattGAGCACATACATTTACAAACACTATAACTGTCAATGGATTACAATATTTGAGTTGAGGTAGTGTACTGTAAAAGCTGTGCTAACAAATTCATATAATAACCTATGCATGTGTGAGGTCATTTGTTTTATACCAGTCACAAGAGGTCAACCCACTCTGACACAATTCATTGTAGTAGTGCTGTCGCCTCCTAGAGTAAGTGGTTGTGAAGTTTTAAAAGAAGTGAATGCAGTGTTGCAATCTGTTCAGTTTGGGTATCATATGATATCGTTTTAAATTCCTTATAGTTTTTATAaattgtttatttaacctttattttactgagaccaaggtctcttttacagattaGCCCTGAATTACATAAAATAGAGACATCAAAATATAgaatgcaagcagaaagaaaaaaaCGGTAATCaaaacacattcatcagtaataaggtcctcaatgaGCTTTCTGAATTGCCTTataggcaccagaacatcaaatgtaacaacattttgaatattgttccacaaataaggtgTAAGAAAACgaaaagctgatttacctaactcagtagagaccaaaggAATGTCCAGAGTTAGCCATCCGTGAGATCTGGTGCGATGACTCGAATGTCTAAAGTTTAGTAATGATGTTAGATACAGTGGGACTttttgtaaaagggctttatacatgaaaacatagcaatgtatcaacctacgtgacatcaaagagggccaaccaactttctggtagagaatgcagtgatgagtactaaAATTGTCGCCCGTAATAAAGCGCAGtgcgctatgataaactgcatctaacggCTTTAATGAGATGGCAGCTGTGTTCATATAGAGGATGTCACCATAATCTAGGACTGATAGGAACGTcaactgaataatctgctttctactatttagcgagaggcaggacctatttctatagaagaagcccatttGTATTCCCAGCGTCTTTACTAACTtatcaatatgctttttaaaagacagttttcatctatccagatgcccagatatttgtaagcaTGGACACGATCAGTATgcacaccatccaaagtacataTGGTTAAATCAGAGTTATTTTTATGCGCTTTAGAGAACAACATcaatttaacatttttattttatttaacctttatttaactaggcaagtcagttaagaacaaattcttatttacaatgacggcctaccagaaggataaaggcctcctgcggggatgggggctgggattaaaaatataggacaaaacacacatcacgacaagagagacaacacaacactatgtaaagagagacctaagacaacaacatagcatggcagcaacacatgacaacacaggatggtagcaacacaacatgacaacaacatggtagcaacacaacatggcagcagcaacacaacattgttgggcacagacaacaacacaaagggcaagaaggtggAGGAAACAacacatcacgcaaagcagccacaactgtcagaaaGTGTGTTcctgattgagtctttgaatgaagagatggagataaaactgtccagtttgagtgtttgttgcagctcgttccagtcgctagctgcagcgaccGGAAAAGATGAGCAACCCACATAGTTACACATAGTAGTTGCAtggaatatatactgaacaacaatataaacgcaacatgcaataatgTCAATgagtttactgagttacagtttatataaggaaatcagtcaattgaaatatattcattaggccctaatctatgaatttcacatgactgggcccaaccactggggagccaggcccagccaatcagaataagtttttctccacaaaagtgctttattacatacagaaatactcctgtttcatcatctgtccgggtggctggtctcagacgatcccgcaaaGGAAGAAGCCggttgtggaggtcctgggctggcgaggttacacgtggtctgcggttgtgaggctggttggatgtactgccaaattttctaaaacaacgttggaggtggcttatggtcgagaaattaacattcaattctctggcaaaaactctggtggacattcctgcagtcagcacgccaattgcatgctgcctcaaaacttgagacatctgtggcattgtattgtgtgacaaaactgcacattttagagtggccttttattgtccccagcacaaggtgcacctgtttaatgatcatgctgtttaatcagcttctttatatactacacctgtcaagtggatggattatcttggcaaaagagaaatgctcactaacatgaaTATAAACATTTGGGCACAAaaagtatggaacatttctgggatcttttatttcagcccatgaaacattggaccaacactttacatgttgtgtttatattttgttcagtaaagAAAATACTGTATAACTGTGTTCTTGTATATAGAGGAAACAAAACAGAGTGAACTCCCAGTGTATGTCAGTTAAGACCCTGTACCCATTTTCAGGTTCAAGAGAAACCCTTGCATGTGGGCTCACGGGAACTTTTCAACGCACAGGACGAGAGTTTCTCAAGAGACTTTCCCCAGTGTGTAAAAGACAGTGTAAAGAAAGGGTCAGAGTCACCAAAGTTGGTCAGGAAACAACAGTACCACACCCTGTAGTGTCTCTCTGTCCCCAACACCAAACCAAGACACACCTCAAATCTCTTGAAACCCACAAAAGTTGATTTTGTCAGGAAACTCCTGTTTGGTTCATCTGTGTTTCAGAGAAGCCCACTTTTCATCAGATGATGACGGTCCAACTATGATGTTGTTTATAACTAATAAACCGGCTACTCCATTTTTGATTGAACCAACCATGACCAAAACAATGATGAATGATCAGTGATGACATTTGTGAAATTAATTACCAAGGTggagccaaatcaaatcaaattgtatttgtcacatgcttcgtaaacaacaagtgtagactaaaagtgaaatacttacttacggcccattcccaacaatgcagaatgaaatgaaataaaataataaaaatagtaacaagaAGAAtacatagaaaaataataacacatggaataaatactcaatgagtaatgataacttagctatatacacagggtaccagtaccgagtctaTGTGCAGGGATAAGAGGTAATTGAGTtagatatgtacagttgaagtcagaagtttacatacacctaagccaaatacatttaaaatcagtttttcacaattcctgatgtttaatcctagtaaaaattccctgtttcaggtcagttaggatcaccactttattttaagaatgtgaaatgtcagaataatagtagagagaatgatttatttcagcttttatttctttcatcacattcccactgggtcagaagtttacatacactcacttagtatttggtagcattgcctttaaattgtttaacttgggtcaaatgtttcaggtagccttccacaagcttcccacaataaattgggtgaatgttggcccattcctcctgacagagctggtgtaactgagtcaggtttgctagcacacgctttttcagttctgcccacaaattttctttgGAATTGAGatcaggctttgtgatggccactccaataccttgactttgttgtccttaagcaattttgccacaactttggaagtatgcttggggtcattgtccatttggaagacccatttgcgaccaagctttaacttccttgctgatgtcttgagatgttgcttcaatatatccacataattttcctgcctcatgatgccatctattttgtgaagtgcaccagtccctcctgcagcaaagcaccctcacaacatgatgctgccaccctcgtgcttcacggttgggatggtgttcttcgggttgcaagcgtcccactttttcctccaaacataacgatggtcattatggccaaacagttctattttttattcatcagaccataggacatttctccaaaaagtacagtctttgtccccatgtgcagttgcaaactgtagtctggcttttttatggtggttttggagcagtggcttcttccttgctgagcggcctttcaggttatgtcgatataggactcgttttactgtggatatagatacatttgtacctgtttcctccagcatcttcacagcgtcctttgctgttgttctgggattgagttgcacttttcgcaccaaggtacgttcatctctaggagacaaaacgcgtctccttcctgagcggtatgacagctgcgtggtcccgtggtgtttagacttgcgtactattgtttgtacagatgaacgtggtactttcaggcatttggaaattgctcccaaggatgaaccagacttgtggaggtctacaatattttttctgaggtcttggctgatttcttttgattttccaatgatgtcaagcaaagaggcactgagtttgaaggcaggccttgaaatacatccaaaagtacacctccaattgacttaaattatgtcaattagcctttcagaagcttcaaaatccatgacatcattttccaagctgtgtaaaggtacagtcaacttagtgtatgtaaacttctgatccactggaattgtaatacagtgaattataagtgaaataatctgtaaacaattgttggaaaaatgacttgtgtcatgcacaaagtagatgtaactgacttgccaaaactatagtttgttaacaagaaatttgaaaaacgagttttaatgactccaacctaagtgtatgtaaacttccaacttcaactgtacatatacagtagctggggataaagtgactaggcaacatgatagataaacagtagcagcagtgtatgtggtgagtgtaagtgtgtgtgtgtgttggagtgtcagggtaagtatgtgtgagtgtatgggtagagtccagtgtgtgtgcatggagtcaaaaagagttagtgcaaaaagggtcatgGAGCTCCATggagctatttggttaactatttagcagtcttttggcttggaggtagaagctgttcagagtcCTGCTGGTGCCAGACGTCTGTGCCGcttggtagcagagagaacagtcaatgacttgggtggctggagtctgacaatttttatggcTTTTGTTACGAATACCTTTGGCCCGGCAGTCTAGGGGGATggtaacgagacccgtaacataactcatgcaaattatagtagtgaaaaagtaacagtgagaacgaaataaccacagacaactaaattaccgtcaaacactcatggtTTATTTGCTAAACACACAGTAAgggggggggcaggaaaaggggctgagctggacccaaggaaagaaacaaatatcCAAAATCAAGCTAgactaagctagactagcctacttcaacaacagctaactaaccaaaaatacagtgggtggtctgCCCAGCTCTAACTAGTGTTCTTAGacaaagtattcctacgggtagtgtatgcccatgggcgacttgtcttgtcttttcccaccatcaaacaaacagtcaaacaccataacaaaaacaatactcacagggtaacggacaaagtgacatgtagttgcTAAACCAAACAAGAGATCTCCAGAGAGATGGCatgacagagagattgagctccAGAGAGgacaactgacagggtttttaaaccaagggaaaggggttGTGATAGGGTAATGGAAACAGGAGGATGTGTGTcttctgattgatgactgattggtgactgattggggaatgatgattgccacctgtgaggggagaaggagagaaaataaatacacaggatacacacacacacaggatacctgtatccgtaatagccttcctctgacaccgcctgctgtagaggtcctggatggcagacagctcagccccagtgatgtactgggccatacgcactaccctctgtagcatctTGCAgacggatgccaagcagttgccaagtggtgatgcagccagtcaagatgctctcgatggtgcagcagtagaactttttgaggatctgaagacccatggCAAAAAAAATCCAGCGTTGTCGTGCCCCCTTTACAACTATTTTGGTGTGTGTATATTTTGTgaacaaacactttacatgtttgtaGAACAACATCAAAGTTGGACCATATTATTCCttattgatttggacaccgaggaacttgaagctctcgacccgctccactacacccctgtcaatgtggatgggggcatgctcaaccctccatttcctgtagtccacaatcagctcctttatcttgctgacgttgagagaAGTTGTTGTTGTCCCGGcactacactgccaggtcactgacctccccctataggccgtctcattgtcgtcagtgatcaagcctaccaccgttgtgttgtcTGTGAACTTAATGATTGTTGGAGTCCTGCACAGGcccgcagtcatgggtgaacagagagtacaggagggaactaagcacacacctctgaggggcccccgtgttaagggtcaacgtggcagatgtgttgttgcctaccctcaccacctggggcggcctgtcagtccagaatccagttgcagatgggGGTGctcagtcccaggatccttagcttagtgatgagcttggagggcactatggtgttgaacgctgagctgtagttgatgaacagcatcctcacaaaggtgttcctcttatccaggtgggagtgcaatagagattgcgtcatctgtggatctgttggggcggtatgcaatgttccctctaagctgtgcACATGCACGGGCGCGCAGCTCCCTGGGACTGCCACACAGCCCACGCAGAGAGGcatgagattgaacttcactcaactttctagagttttccccctTACTTATAACACTATCAACGTTACCCTTTACTGTGgaaattgtgatcgaatcaacgtaatattagccactttcaatgcaacataccgaaacaaaacaaactatgcaagagattttgttgtagtcAGAATGCATCGGAGTAGCATTCAATTGCATTGACACACAGGACTCAgcccatactctacacagaccggtgcagcataaccaatcagagctgcagtaggcctatatgcaaatagaccattgccatatatggatctgtgtcGTTTACTTTGAACTGAACTGTGTTCAAAGCATGAGTGGTTGtgagtagatgtgcttgttttgagatcaaaacGAGAGCTACATGTAGCGACGTGTGCACATTTATTCACATCTTTTGCTAGTttgtgagttattagcccagttataaatCATTTGTAGTCAGCGATGGGGGAGTGATTGTtccctacaagagcacaaaacgtgtacattgctggccatctttgaaaagcaagtcgggtaaagagctttttttgtcttaaagaggcagtgttgtattttgagacaggcttgaataagctaaattgacaataggcagagggtagcataatttgtctgattctctgtaataacggtatgggaataataatgcattttattttgtaaagtggtttcttacatcaaacaacacaaaaacattttcagtcacctccttgtctgaaggacatgtggttaatgtcaagccctgcatgtttttttttaaagtctcatggaatgtaggccaacattgaacaccacacattggctgctactgtaggctgaatgataaaacagctatttccatgttaaagtgttatgggatgcattttctccattgtttttgattgtaggccactctggtaggcctaaattatgatcaaatagccacagtagcctacttgaccactgtctgaaactgtaacttcaagcgggtacagcctcagtgttcacagtaaacgcaagGTGGAAGTTCAACAGAATTTTCACATCGTtgaagtttgcgctcagcagacccaAAGATTctctgagtacgcgtcctggtaatctgtctggcaccgtggccttgtgaatgttaaccacaggaggttggtgccacctgaattggggaggacgggctcgtggtaataactggagcggaatcaatggaatggtatcaaatacatcaagcaCATGGTTTCctggtgtttgatgccattccgattgcgccgttccagccattatcatgagccgttctcccctcagcagcctccactgatgttaACCTGTTTTAAGGTCCGGAACAGCCAATACTGAAAACAGTTATTTTTAACAGAAACATTTTGCCAACCTAAGACGTGATGTATAATTATGTATGTTGCTCCATTTCTGCTTGTCTCGGACTTTGATGTGTGGACTTACTCCCTTGACCATCCTGTGGGTGTCATAATCACCTACACATCATTGCTTTACTCAATATGAATAACATGAATCCTGGTTAGGTTCCTGTCTAGTCATTGTGCTCTGTGAGAATACATGCACTTATATATAAAGAGTACACTCATTTCACTTTACATGATTCTGACCCACATTTCCTCCTTTCAACTCAGAAGTGTTTAATGTCAGGGGGAACTCACTCGCCACATCCCTGTCAGCACAACTCAGGTGAGGGTAGACCGCTTTTGCCACAACCCCTCTACCATATGAGAATGTCCTTACCCAACAGCCAGATCAAACAGATACACAGTCTGCATTGTAAGATGGTAGACCACAGGGCATCGAGGAAACAGGAAGTACTGCAGGAGTAACTTCCCTCACCAccggttcacacacacacactgtcacttcTAGTGAATCTAATATGCTTTAACTATTTGTGTACTTCTTACATAATTGTCAGGGGGTATACTTTACGTAAAGCATGTACGGTAATAATACAGGAAATAAGAAAATAATTGCACATTCATTCAGGGGAGCACTGACATTGGATGCAGGATGTTGATGCCGACCTCTTGTTTCAAG includes:
- the m17 gene encoding IL-6 subfamily cytokine M17, whose protein sequence is MSGHVKNMCPQLTISQAARTLLSLLLVAAIDSVSAAVVCRKQPCGSSLQRSLKLTKLIHKESVDLLKTYKVSQGDMSELFCQMSINNVPDPNISGLDPSERMLSIYSHCKAFLPHLKRVTEQQTDLQPPSSSLLSKLSTAHNRTNGLANQINCIYQTLFPNLPIPPEPVDGPTSVPPSQNVFQQKVYGCVVLKRFKEFLSRVTRELRTLKSQVCTRRTTFADTNALF